From Methylomonas sp. EFPC3, a single genomic window includes:
- a CDS encoding M48 family metalloprotease, with protein sequence MRLIPVTLALGLSLFCPPPHALEIDKIQLPDMGDSAGAIISPIQEKEFGEAFFRNLHRQAEISQDVEIQQYIENIGRQLASHSDTPSNPFHFFVVMDQNINAFAGPGGYIGVNSGLILLTEAESELASVMAHEIAHVTQRHLYRSIEKASKLSIPTVAATLAAILIGTQSPNMGQAALMAIQAGNIQFQIDFTRDHEKEADRVGMQTLAESNFDPRAMPAFFEKLQQSTRYYGKGVPEFLRTHPVSENRVADTRGRAEIYPYRQYPDSLAYQLVKAKLAVVTARDTKAAMQHFTTLEMQGTSEQRAVARYGMGLVQLHNLQFAAANQIFQQLAEQYPNQPQYIAALARTASESHDYDKAGKLYEAALARFPNNAAVKIEYTRSLLKGGRPERAKQILQSLPEDQKDQPYYYELLAQIFADLKQPGESHRYTAEYYYASGDTESAITQIRLAKQQNDLSFQLQAILNERLNFFLSEEESRRMER encoded by the coding sequence ATGAGACTAATACCCGTTACGCTCGCCCTTGGTTTGAGCCTGTTTTGCCCCCCGCCGCATGCGCTAGAAATTGACAAAATCCAGTTGCCGGACATGGGCGACTCCGCCGGAGCGATCATCTCGCCGATTCAGGAAAAGGAATTCGGCGAAGCCTTCTTCCGCAATCTGCATCGGCAAGCCGAAATCAGTCAAGACGTCGAAATCCAGCAATACATCGAGAACATAGGCCGACAACTGGCATCTCACAGTGATACGCCGTCCAACCCGTTTCATTTCTTTGTCGTGATGGACCAGAACATCAACGCTTTCGCCGGCCCCGGCGGCTATATCGGCGTCAACTCGGGGCTGATTTTGCTGACGGAAGCCGAAAGCGAACTGGCTTCGGTCATGGCGCACGAGATCGCCCACGTCACCCAACGCCATCTGTATCGCTCGATCGAAAAAGCCAGCAAACTGTCGATTCCGACCGTTGCCGCGACGCTGGCGGCGATCCTGATTGGGACCCAGTCACCGAACATGGGACAAGCGGCGCTGATGGCAATCCAGGCCGGCAACATTCAGTTTCAAATCGACTTTACCCGCGACCACGAGAAGGAAGCCGACCGGGTCGGTATGCAGACGCTGGCGGAATCTAACTTTGACCCGCGTGCGATGCCGGCGTTTTTTGAAAAACTGCAGCAGTCTACCCGCTACTACGGGAAAGGCGTTCCGGAATTTTTGAGAACTCACCCGGTGTCGGAAAACCGGGTTGCCGACACCCGCGGCCGCGCCGAAATTTATCCTTACCGGCAGTATCCCGACTCGCTGGCCTACCAGCTTGTCAAAGCCAAGTTAGCGGTGGTTACCGCGCGGGATACCAAAGCGGCAATGCAGCATTTCACTACACTGGAAATGCAAGGCACTAGCGAGCAACGCGCGGTCGCCCGTTACGGCATGGGTCTGGTGCAATTGCACAATCTGCAATTTGCGGCCGCCAACCAAATATTCCAGCAGTTGGCGGAGCAATACCCCAATCAACCTCAATATATCGCTGCCTTGGCGCGCACCGCCAGCGAAAGCCACGACTACGATAAGGCCGGCAAACTCTACGAAGCCGCCCTCGCCCGCTTTCCGAACAACGCTGCAGTGAAGATCGAATATACCCGCAGCCTGTTGAAAGGCGGACGCCCCGAACGTGCCAAACAAATCCTACAAAGCCTGCCCGAAGACCAAAAAGACCAACCTTACTACTACGAACTGCTCGCGCAAATCTTCGCCGACCTGAAACAACCGGGCGAATCGCACCGCTATACCGCCGAATACTATTACGCCAGCGGCGATACCGAATCGGCCATCACCCAGATCCGGCTGGCCAAACAACAAAACGACCTCAGTTTTCAATTGCAAGCGATCCTTAACGAACGCTTAAATTTTTTCCTGAGCGAAGAAGAATCCCGCCGAATGGAGCGCTGA
- the tusD gene encoding sulfurtransferase complex subunit TusD encodes MKYAVQVNAGPCSGNSGLCAYRFISAALDAGHEVVRVFFYKDGVYHAFRYASPPEDELQLGRKWSELALDRGVDLAVCISAAQRRGLLCADEARRQGKLDDDVAPGFRIAGLGQWLEAELLADRSLIFA; translated from the coding sequence ATGAAATATGCCGTTCAAGTTAATGCCGGGCCTTGCTCCGGCAACTCCGGACTATGTGCTTACCGATTTATTTCGGCCGCGCTCGATGCCGGTCACGAGGTGGTTCGCGTATTTTTTTACAAGGACGGGGTTTACCATGCTTTTCGCTACGCCAGTCCGCCGGAGGACGAACTGCAACTGGGGCGAAAATGGTCGGAATTGGCGCTCGACCGAGGAGTCGATCTAGCCGTTTGTATTTCCGCTGCCCAGCGTCGCGGCTTATTGTGTGCCGACGAAGCGCGCCGGCAAGGCAAGCTCGACGACGATGTCGCGCCCGGGTTTCGGATCGCCGGCTTGGGGCAGTGGCTGGAGGCCGAGTTGTTGGCCGACCGCAGCTTGATATTCGCTTGA
- the tusC gene encoding sulfurtransferase complex subunit TusC encodes MKSFLFVMRRPPYTGVRLAETLDALLTAAAFDQRVAVLWLDDGVFQLLARQQPESLALKDTSAIFKALELYEVTELYLERESLQARGLTADELILPVRLVGRGDVHDLIGGFTTIIPD; translated from the coding sequence ATGAAGTCGTTTTTGTTCGTAATGCGCCGGCCACCGTACACTGGGGTTCGCCTGGCGGAAACCTTAGACGCCTTATTAACAGCCGCAGCGTTCGATCAGCGGGTGGCGGTGTTGTGGCTGGACGATGGCGTGTTTCAGCTGTTGGCGCGGCAACAGCCGGAAAGTTTGGCGCTGAAGGATACCTCGGCTATTTTTAAGGCTTTGGAGCTTTACGAAGTGACGGAACTGTATCTGGAGCGCGAATCCTTGCAGGCAAGAGGGCTCACGGCGGACGAATTGATCTTGCCGGTACGTTTGGTCGGCCGGGGCGACGTCCATGATTTGATCGGCGGTTTCACAACGATCATTCCCGATTGA
- a CDS encoding PilZ domain-containing protein: protein MAEEIEEKRRYFRVNDTINLLHKVIDKKNFDAASHVSNDVLSNCTLSSALDVLAQEARMLGPRLERRDPEMFEYLKIIDTKINLIAQAINAQTDKFSEHDTREVSLSATGLAFSNEQAIAVGEILELRMLLTSCMAVIVAYARVVQCKDISQDNPQRPFAICVEYINLTEDNRELLIKHVIKKQLQQLRDKNES, encoded by the coding sequence ATGGCGGAAGAAATTGAAGAAAAACGGCGCTATTTCCGGGTCAACGATACTATCAACCTGTTGCACAAGGTGATCGATAAAAAGAATTTCGACGCCGCCAGCCATGTTTCCAACGACGTATTGAGCAATTGCACTTTGTCCTCAGCCCTGGACGTATTGGCTCAAGAAGCTCGGATGCTCGGGCCGCGCCTGGAACGGCGCGACCCGGAAATGTTCGAATATCTGAAGATTATCGACACCAAAATCAACCTGATCGCACAGGCAATCAATGCCCAGACCGATAAGTTTTCCGAGCACGATACTCGAGAAGTCAGTCTGAGCGCCACCGGCTTGGCGTTCAGTAACGAACAAGCGATTGCGGTCGGTGAAATCCTCGAGCTGCGGATGCTGTTGACCTCATGCATGGCGGTAATTGTCGCTTACGCCAGAGTCGTGCAATGCAAGGACATTTCTCAGGATAATCCGCAGCGGCCGTTCGCGATTTGTGTGGAATACATTAATCTGACCGAAGACAACCGCGAATTGTTGATCAAGCATGTCATCAAAAAGCAGTTGCAACAACTGCGCGACAAAAACGAATCCTGA
- the birA gene encoding bifunctional biotin--[acetyl-CoA-carboxylase] ligase/biotin operon repressor BirA encodes MSKSGNGVADGATPLAPKLKQLIGLLGDGRFHSGTELAQSLGISRSAVWKYQQALADAGVDLLAVSGKGYRLNQPLQLLQEGQILEHLTQDASALLRRIEIHDRIQSTNGRLLELARESGESGVVCLAEQQTAGRGRRGRKWISPFGHNVYLSILWRFQGGPAVLSGLSLAMGVAVVRALRALGVEEVGLKWPNDIYWRQRKLAGILIEVGGESGGPCHAVMGLGLNVFMPGRDAAEIDQAWVDLHRILADGAHGMRNRLTAELLNHLLPALAEFESRTLAYWLTEWRSYDCMLLRPVCVFLGEQRFSGEAAGIDDQGLLLLRQADGEIRAFASGEVSLRQS; translated from the coding sequence ATGTCCAAATCCGGTAACGGGGTCGCGGATGGAGCCACACCGCTGGCGCCGAAACTCAAACAGTTGATCGGGTTGTTGGGCGACGGCCGTTTCCACTCCGGTACCGAGTTGGCGCAATCTCTGGGTATCAGCCGGTCAGCGGTCTGGAAATACCAACAGGCGTTAGCGGATGCCGGTGTCGATTTGCTTGCGGTTTCCGGAAAGGGCTATCGCTTGAACCAGCCGTTGCAATTGTTGCAGGAAGGACAAATTCTGGAGCATTTGACTCAGGATGCCTCAGCCTTGCTGCGACGCATCGAGATCCACGACCGTATCCAGTCCACCAACGGGCGTTTACTTGAGCTCGCGCGCGAGTCGGGCGAGAGCGGCGTGGTTTGCCTGGCAGAGCAGCAAACCGCCGGACGCGGACGCCGTGGCCGGAAATGGATTTCACCCTTCGGCCACAATGTGTATTTGTCTATCCTCTGGCGTTTTCAGGGCGGACCGGCTGTTTTGAGCGGTTTGAGTTTGGCGATGGGCGTGGCCGTGGTGCGGGCACTGCGGGCATTGGGCGTCGAAGAGGTTGGCCTGAAATGGCCTAACGACATTTATTGGCGGCAACGTAAGTTAGCCGGCATATTGATCGAAGTCGGCGGCGAAAGCGGCGGACCTTGCCATGCCGTGATGGGTTTGGGGCTAAATGTGTTCATGCCCGGCCGAGATGCGGCAGAGATTGACCAAGCCTGGGTGGACCTGCATCGTATTCTGGCCGATGGTGCTCACGGTATGCGCAACCGGCTGACGGCGGAATTGCTAAACCATTTGCTGCCGGCCTTAGCCGAGTTTGAATCGCGCACTCTTGCTTACTGGTTGACCGAATGGCGCAGCTACGATTGTATGTTGCTGCGTCCGGTCTGTGTGTTTTTGGGCGAGCAGCGGTTTAGCGGAGAAGCGGCCGGTATTGATGATCAAGGTTTGCTGCTACTACGTCAGGCCGACGGCGAAATACGTGCCTTTGCATCCGGTGAAGTGAGTCTACGTCAATCATGA
- a CDS encoding type III pantothenate kinase, producing the protein MILLVDIGNSFLKWTLADSGMIAEPHYLNYRESDFMSVLTQAWTSLSEPEQIGLAAVAAPEVVAKVLGLAQVMWPAATVVKPSAAGQAFGVTSAYVKPEKLGVDRWLAMIGALHAYPGANCIVDCGTAITVDFVAADGLHQGGLICPGLRLMKQALSANTHALPVAAGAGGVGLAADTDAAIDAGVLWAAVGLVETALGRQNQPYRLLLTGGDAAQLAEQLAGDKVLDSQLVFKGLLHYCAEAEASG; encoded by the coding sequence ATGATTTTGCTGGTCGATATCGGCAATTCCTTTCTGAAATGGACGCTGGCTGACTCTGGAATGATTGCCGAACCGCACTATTTGAATTACCGCGAATCGGATTTTATGTCGGTTTTGACCCAAGCCTGGACCTCGTTATCGGAACCGGAACAAATCGGGCTAGCGGCTGTTGCTGCGCCGGAAGTTGTGGCAAAGGTGCTTGGATTGGCTCAGGTGATGTGGCCTGCCGCCACGGTTGTCAAGCCGAGCGCTGCCGGCCAAGCCTTCGGTGTCACCAGCGCTTACGTCAAGCCCGAAAAATTGGGCGTCGACCGCTGGTTGGCGATGATTGGCGCGCTGCACGCCTATCCGGGCGCCAATTGTATTGTCGATTGCGGTACGGCAATTACCGTCGATTTTGTCGCCGCCGATGGGCTGCACCAGGGAGGCTTGATTTGCCCCGGCTTGCGTTTAATGAAGCAAGCCTTGTCGGCGAATACTCACGCTTTACCGGTTGCCGCCGGTGCCGGAGGGGTCGGACTGGCGGCCGATACCGATGCGGCGATCGACGCCGGAGTGCTGTGGGCGGCTGTCGGCTTGGTCGAAACCGCGCTAGGCCGGCAAAACCAACCGTATCGATTGCTGTTGACGGGGGGCGATGCAGCACAGTTAGCGGAGCAACTTGCAGGTGACAAAGTGTTGGATTCGCAGCTGGTATTCAAAGGCTTGTTGCACTACTGCGCTGAAGCGGAGGCATCGGGATGA
- a CDS encoding cytochrome c peroxidase translates to MKVFPRIFLIAIASLAALPVAAHGPVPVSLQRVPVPPVPGLLDGSSPIVVNKAAAIALGKALFWDMNVGSDGMACGSCHFHAGADARVKNQLNPGAKSSKASGQTFDTLASGGGGPNHTLRSQDFPLHRLSDPADKFSAVTFTTDDVVASSGTFSGEFKGASRFSGSTDQCSRSVDAVFHVNQTGTRRVEPRNAPTVINAVFNHRNFWDGRANNIFNGSSPWGERDPNAGVWVKLNSRSVIKEKLHLENSSLASLATAPGLSDTEMSCRQRTWADIGRKLLGRQALQHQKVHHEDSVLGPYSLSSIGNLKPGLNTTYKNLIMQAFNAKYWSYSGIGPFGAPPGQTAYNQMEANFPMFFGLALQLYQSTLVADQSPFDLSPVDGSLRPTWTNIVGATPAETEAKRQALKDGGNLFFNNHCNLCHAGPSLSLAAVATNAALLKPEPGKTFGLAATPISYGPDAFGPSGGARAAGMTQYVNPVTRDFSSDGMPLLMDLGYINTGVADPNGDPGVGGLDDFGNPLSFAAQYLQYLQDRPAGIKDRLVKDIRACDFITAIAINTDVSEPYYFTAVEGIQADGSREGVSRNQNCADPATAFIPSPSAARNEANAANLGVAVKAAFKVPTLRNIELTGPYMHNGSMATLEQVIEFYGRQGNFHNDILHEQVGTISSSINSPANRAKLIAYLKSFTDDRVRYEKAPFDHPEVIVPNGHDGNHEAVVSGNPLQADLAQDEVLVVPAVGANGSVDPLLPFDQLLAH, encoded by the coding sequence ATGAAGGTATTTCCGAGAATCTTTTTAATAGCGATCGCTTCGCTGGCGGCGCTGCCGGTGGCGGCCCACGGACCGGTTCCGGTATCGTTACAGCGGGTACCGGTGCCGCCGGTGCCAGGTTTGTTGGACGGTTCCAGCCCGATCGTGGTGAATAAGGCGGCAGCGATTGCGTTGGGCAAGGCCTTATTTTGGGATATGAACGTCGGTAGCGACGGCATGGCCTGCGGGTCCTGCCATTTTCACGCCGGGGCCGACGCCCGGGTCAAAAATCAGCTGAATCCCGGCGCCAAGAGCAGCAAAGCCAGCGGGCAGACGTTCGATACGTTGGCGTCGGGCGGTGGCGGCCCCAATCATACCTTGCGTTCGCAAGACTTTCCGCTGCACCGGCTGTCCGATCCGGCCGATAAATTCAGCGCCGTGACCTTTACCACCGATGATGTGGTGGCGTCGTCCGGTACCTTTAGCGGCGAATTCAAAGGTGCTTCGCGTTTCAGCGGCAGTACCGACCAATGTTCGCGTAGCGTCGATGCGGTATTTCACGTTAACCAAACCGGTACCCGGCGGGTGGAACCGCGGAATGCGCCGACTGTAATCAATGCGGTGTTCAACCACCGCAATTTCTGGGACGGGCGGGCCAACAATATCTTTAACGGTAGCAGCCCCTGGGGCGAACGCGACCCGAATGCCGGGGTTTGGGTCAAACTCAATTCACGCTCGGTGATTAAAGAGAAGCTGCATCTGGAGAACTCGTCTCTAGCATCGTTGGCGACGGCGCCGGGTTTGAGCGATACCGAAATGAGCTGCCGGCAGCGGACGTGGGCCGATATCGGCCGCAAACTGTTGGGACGCCAAGCCTTGCAACATCAGAAGGTGCACCACGAAGACAGTGTGTTGGGCCCCTATAGCTTGAGCAGCATCGGAAATCTAAAGCCCGGCCTGAATACGACCTATAAAAATCTGATCATGCAGGCTTTCAATGCCAAATACTGGTCTTATAGCGGCATCGGCCCGTTCGGTGCTCCGCCGGGACAAACCGCCTACAACCAAATGGAGGCCAATTTCCCGATGTTCTTCGGCTTGGCGCTCCAGCTTTACCAGTCGACCTTGGTGGCGGATCAATCGCCTTTCGATTTGAGCCCGGTGGATGGCAGTCTGCGCCCGACCTGGACCAATATTGTCGGCGCCACGCCGGCCGAGACTGAGGCCAAGCGCCAAGCGCTGAAAGACGGCGGCAACTTGTTTTTCAACAATCATTGTAATTTGTGTCATGCCGGCCCGAGCTTGAGTCTGGCCGCGGTCGCTACCAATGCGGCGTTGTTAAAGCCCGAGCCCGGCAAAACCTTCGGTTTGGCAGCGACGCCAATTTCGTACGGACCGGATGCGTTCGGTCCTTCCGGCGGCGCGCGAGCAGCCGGCATGACCCAATATGTCAATCCGGTAACCCGGGATTTTAGTAGCGACGGCATGCCTTTGCTGATGGACTTGGGGTACATCAACACCGGTGTTGCCGATCCGAATGGCGATCCTGGAGTTGGCGGTCTCGACGATTTCGGCAATCCGCTATCCTTTGCCGCTCAGTACCTTCAGTATTTGCAGGACCGTCCCGCCGGGATCAAGGATCGTCTGGTTAAGGATATTCGCGCTTGCGATTTCATCACCGCGATCGCGATTAATACCGACGTTTCCGAGCCTTATTACTTTACCGCAGTGGAAGGTATCCAGGCGGACGGCAGTCGGGAGGGTGTGTCGCGCAATCAAAACTGTGCGGATCCGGCCACAGCTTTCATTCCGTCGCCCAGCGCGGCACGCAACGAAGCCAATGCCGCAAATCTGGGCGTGGCAGTCAAGGCGGCCTTTAAAGTTCCAACCCTGCGTAATATCGAGCTGACCGGGCCGTACATGCATAACGGCAGTATGGCAACGCTGGAGCAGGTGATCGAGTTTTATGGCCGGCAAGGCAATTTCCACAACGATATTTTGCACGAGCAGGTCGGTACCATCTCGTCGTCGATCAATTCGCCGGCTAACCGGGCCAAATTGATCGCGTACCTGAAGTCGTTCACTGACGACCGGGTGCGCTATGAAAAAGCGCCGTTCGACCATCCGGAGGTGATCGTGCCGAACGGCCACGACGGTAACCATGAAGCTGTTGTATCCGGCAATCCGTTGCAAGCCGATCTGGCGCAAGACGAAGTATTAGTCGTCCCGGCCGTCGGTGCCAATGGTTCAGTCGACCCGCTGTTGCCGTTCGACCAGTTGTTGGCGCACTGA
- a CDS encoding D-glycerate dehydrogenase translates to MSKPKVLISRRWPATVEAKLQELFDTTLNGDDHPMNADEFRTALQNYDAVCPSVCDALPAEVLNVANKRCRILGNFGVGYNHIDIAAAREQGLVVTNTPGVLTESTADIAMTLLLMTARRGAEGDRLVRSGQWRGWCPTHMMSSDVTGATLGLVGFGRIAQAMARKAHHGFGMKILYVKPSPADPEIVADLQAVRCETLEELLPQCDYVSLHCPGGADTRHLIDERRLDLMKPSAHLINTARGDVVDSKALIRALREKRIAGAGLDVYEGEPDIDPGFLALENAALLPHLGSATIATRTAMGEKVLANLQAFFAGRTPPDRVV, encoded by the coding sequence ATGAGTAAACCCAAAGTGTTGATCAGCCGGCGCTGGCCGGCGACCGTCGAAGCCAAATTGCAGGAACTGTTCGATACCACCTTGAATGGCGACGACCACCCGATGAACGCCGACGAGTTTCGAACGGCTCTGCAAAACTACGATGCGGTCTGCCCGAGCGTTTGCGATGCGCTACCGGCCGAGGTGCTGAACGTCGCCAACAAACGCTGCCGGATCCTGGGAAATTTCGGCGTCGGCTACAACCATATCGACATCGCGGCAGCGCGGGAACAAGGTTTGGTCGTGACCAATACCCCCGGCGTACTAACGGAAAGCACCGCCGATATTGCGATGACTTTATTGCTGATGACGGCACGGCGCGGCGCCGAAGGCGACCGCTTGGTCCGCTCCGGCCAATGGCGCGGCTGGTGTCCAACGCACATGATGAGCAGCGACGTCACCGGCGCCACGTTGGGATTGGTCGGCTTCGGCCGCATCGCCCAGGCCATGGCCCGCAAAGCGCACCACGGCTTCGGCATGAAGATTTTGTACGTCAAACCCAGCCCGGCTGATCCGGAAATCGTCGCCGATCTGCAAGCGGTGCGGTGCGAGACACTCGAAGAACTCTTGCCGCAGTGCGATTACGTGTCGCTGCATTGCCCCGGTGGCGCCGACACCCGGCATCTGATCGACGAACGCCGTTTGGACCTGATGAAACCCAGCGCGCACTTGATCAATACCGCTCGCGGCGATGTGGTCGACAGTAAAGCCTTGATTCGGGCGTTGCGGGAAAAGCGCATTGCCGGTGCCGGCCTCGATGTTTACGAAGGCGAGCCGGACATCGACCCCGGCTTTTTGGCATTGGAAAATGCGGCCTTGTTGCCGCATTTGGGCAGCGCTACGATCGCCACCCGCACGGCGATGGGCGAAAAAGTGCTGGCCAATTTGCAAGCGTTTTTCGCCGGCCGGACGCCACCGGACCGGGTGGTGTGA
- a CDS encoding aminotransferase class V-fold PLP-dependent enzyme — protein sequence MAGRNHLFVPGPTNTPHEILSAMHVPMEDHRSPIFPKLLSPILEDLKKVFRTETGQCFVFPATGTAGWEVAMTNCLNQGDKVLIYRFGQFGHLWAEAARKLGFDVEIHQIEWGKGIPLDHLEARLKDDKNHEIKAVLATHNETSTGVTSDIPGVRKALDAAGHPALLFSDGVSAIGSIDFRQDEWGVDAAIAGSQKGFMLPAGLAILGFSQKALAAIDNSNFPRSFFSLKDMAASNKDGYTPYTPSTPMLYGLRKALELLLEEGMENVYARHHRLGEGVRRAVAAWGLQTCAQEGWASDTVTAIVVPADKDARHVISTAYNKYNISLGAGLSEVAGKVFRIGHVGDMNDVSLLGAIAGVEMAMLDHGFDIKAGSGVAAAIEYYRSTAK from the coding sequence ATGGCGGGTCGCAATCACCTTTTTGTTCCAGGTCCAACCAATACCCCACACGAAATTCTGAGCGCGATGCACGTGCCGATGGAAGACCACCGCTCGCCGATTTTCCCTAAATTGTTGTCGCCGATTTTGGAAGACCTGAAAAAGGTGTTCCGCACCGAAACCGGCCAATGCTTCGTGTTTCCGGCCACCGGCACCGCCGGCTGGGAAGTGGCAATGACCAACTGTTTGAACCAGGGCGATAAAGTCCTGATTTACCGTTTCGGCCAATTCGGCCATTTGTGGGCGGAAGCCGCGCGCAAACTGGGTTTCGATGTGGAAATTCACCAAATCGAATGGGGCAAGGGCATTCCGCTGGACCATTTGGAAGCGCGCCTGAAAGACGATAAAAATCACGAAATCAAAGCCGTACTGGCCACCCATAACGAAACCTCGACCGGCGTCACCAGCGACATTCCCGGCGTCCGCAAAGCCTTGGATGCGGCCGGACACCCTGCCCTGCTGTTTTCTGACGGCGTCAGCGCGATCGGCAGTATCGATTTCCGCCAGGACGAATGGGGCGTGGACGCAGCGATCGCCGGCTCGCAAAAAGGCTTCATGTTGCCGGCCGGTCTGGCGATTTTGGGTTTCAGCCAAAAAGCCCTGGCCGCGATCGACAACAGCAACTTCCCGCGTTCTTTCTTCTCGTTGAAAGACATGGCGGCCTCCAATAAAGATGGTTACACCCCTTACACACCGTCCACGCCAATGCTGTACGGCTTGCGTAAAGCGCTGGAATTGCTGCTGGAAGAAGGCATGGAAAACGTCTACGCCCGCCATCACCGTCTGGGCGAAGGCGTACGCCGCGCCGTGGCGGCCTGGGGCTTGCAAACCTGCGCCCAGGAAGGCTGGGCTTCCGACACCGTCACCGCCATCGTGGTACCGGCCGATAAGGACGCGCGCCACGTGATCAGCACCGCTTACAACAAGTACAACATTTCCTTGGGCGCCGGCTTGAGCGAAGTGGCCGGCAAAGTGTTCCGCATCGGCCACGTCGGCGACATGAACGACGTTTCCTTGTTGGGCGCGATTGCCGGGGTGGAAATGGCGATGCTGGATCACGGTTTTGATATCAAAGCCGGCAGCGGCGTCGCCGCAGCGATCGAATACTATCGCTCTACCGCGAAATAG